In the genome of Perca flavescens isolate YP-PL-M2 chromosome 21, PFLA_1.0, whole genome shotgun sequence, the window TTAACAAccagttcaatcaacccagggtttcccaatccaagCAGCATgcattcacataaaagaggcggtgtttgcacagcacgaccaatcgcaaacatctaccagagccacatattttacataagaagagcaaaaaagctggcaaaaaaatagccaacgctgtagatgcgtaaatcacaacgcttatcaatatcacttccccatcaggcaagcacaagatctgaccataattacacttgtgctttccataaactgccgttgctttagcctatttcAGCcatatttcagttgcaaccctggcagtgggaagcgatcgtgagcaaataaaaaatataaaaacataattcaaaccgatgtgcgcattggcaacacacggctcaacaaGCCTATACAtaattccctccgctgaaaatctatatctttcataaaaataccaataaggGAATGTTAACCGGGTTGtcagtctctaaatgttttaatcttttttttttttaaccacgcaccgagctccacctgatcttctaagaagggtgacgccgttatcaatcgagtattaaTTGGTCAGTAGgaggtgcttttacaccggttgatctctgatcgccaacataacctgctcccgaacaggaagtgaagtgacgtcttattttaacccaaacgacaatctttttctaaacttaaccaagtCATTTTTGTGCCTAAGcataaccaaactgtgacagTTTACAACATTAAAGACGTTTAAAACTGTGACTTTTACGTTCAAAACCACAACCAACATtttctggtttagatatgaggatagGAATCGCTCCTTTGGGTTATATTAGAGCAAGGCCACGCAAATTGGGGATCGGGGGGCAAGTTTGATCCATGCTCCCTTTGTTTTGGCCTGTCACAGCATTTAACATGCTCATGCTTATAGTCgtcttattttgaaagtgctgtaaaatcctaaccgaaacgtacattttgatgaaagaaagattttttcttttcaatgaaTGAAAGAAATTGCTGCTATATTCCATTAACATTATTATCCACTGCTAACTAcaagtagctgcatgctaacaccAGTGAAATCTGTAATCTTGGCTggttattaatttgtttgtaACAACTAGGGTTGCAAAATTCCATATTCATCATGTCATATGCAGAtagaaacaaacattttaccaTATCATAAACTGACATAATCAATTAATAATTTgccaaacaaaaacatttattagtcaaatacattttatttgaacagggacagtgcacaaaaaacacatgaatTGATGTATTGTGCCAGGATGAAGCAAATTGCTAGTTTCCGCCCGTAGTAATCGGTGTGAAATGTGCCATGTGatgagttagctagctaactagtcAAAAAAACATGGGGAAAAGTTATCTTCATCAGTgaatcatcattattattattttgtccgAGCAAGACATTGTTGCATGAATGAAGCCTCAACATTCTGACCATGCCAGAGCAGTGcattaaaatatacaataaaagcCATTTTGCTCAGTTCAAATAGTTTTGTAATAAAGAAGAATTCCTTTGTTATTAACAAATTGCAATTTAATAAATGAAGCTATGAAGCTCCCAATGTCCTAAAGCATATCAGCCCCTTGTGGCACATGGTTTGAGATCTGTgatttaaagtattttgtctttcATCAAAAGCCTGTCATAGTAAGGCTATATCTCAATCTTAACtgaccacctctctctctcttttgatTACTGTGTCCCTTGGACtacatcagatttttttatCATACAATTTAACTCCTTACAACTGACTCATGGGACATGCAATAAGTGCAACCTTTCTCTAACTAATACTACTTGTACTACAGATTTGAtacagtactgtacatacatatctATTTGCAGCCCCGCCTAAACTGTTTACAACCTTTAACCtgtttataatttataatcTATACCGTTTACCTGATTTTGCCTTATTTGCACCTTATTGTTATCTCagacttttttatttgcactcttCCCACTTTATTTGCAACTACCGCACAACAATTTCACTtcgggagaaaaaaaaataacaatatgaCTGTACAGTCATAGTacaatacagttaatcctagcaAGGTGGTTAAACAGATACAACAGAACCACCATTTGACGTTGTTTCGGGATGCTGAGGTGTTTTCACTTCCTAATTCTCCGTTCACAGTTGTCCTGCTGGCTCTGTGGTCCTCATCATTGTTGAAATCCACTACAAACACACCTTGGTTTTGAAAATTAGGAACATTGTTCCCACTCTCCCAAGCATCATTAACCAAATGATTTCTTCTGTTTTCACGTCTGTTGTTGTGTTGGTTAGAGGAGCACTTTTCCTGGATCACAATAAACAACAGCAGTCCAAGGCAAGCAAGGTCACCCCATGTGTTTCTGATGTGGACATCGTCAGCGTTGCTTCCAAAGCGGTTTCTGAGTTGCAACAGTGGCTGTTGGTTTTCTCCCACAGAAAACTCTCTGATCTGTCTCAGGAGGTTCGTAGTGATTCTGAAGGTATAAGCTGGATCATAAAGTGTCCCCTGATGTTCAGAAGTGTCGTAATGCTGTGTGATATACACTTGGTCTATCCTCTGCAAAGCTTGCCATCCTTTGTACTGCTCCCTGACACGAATCAAAATCCTGTCCCTGTTTCTTCCCACATACTCCCTAGGGGGAAGGACAACATAAAGTGGAAATGGCATGGATGTTTCTTGATTAAGATTGCCAATAGTGTAGTATTGATATCCACTTCCCCTAGGCAGT includes:
- the LOC114548608 gene encoding uncharacterized protein LOC114548608, whose protein sequence is MMKMSGSLTSCCVALFFALTYVSAVQRLDSLNDLKKINFGQSVPKHSLMLLHWFANTVDIDNNNIIWLTFDANCGDYGSHHYGNFEGLLDPLPRGSGYQYYTIGNLNQETSMPFPLYVVLPPREYVGRNRDRILIRVREQYKGWQALQRIDQVYITQHYDTSEHQGTLYDPAYTFRITTNLLRQIREFSVGENQQPLLQLRNRFGSNADDVHIRNTWGDLACLGLLLFIVIQEKCSSNQHNNRRENRRNHLVNDAWESGNNVPNFQNQGVFVVDFNNDEDHRASRTTVNGELGSENTSASRNNVKCSELHKLTLAPASATSSALGQSHSEIPL